AGCACAAACTGACTGTACTGATCCTAACCTAACAGGAATTAAGGCAGCTCTAGAAGTGCGCGACGAATTAAAAGATAAGTGTACAATTCAAGTTGTTGCCTTCCCACAAAATGGTATGTATTCGTACAAAGAAGCTGGCAAAACAGGAAGAGATTTAGTTGAAGAAGCGCTTGAACTTGGCTGCGAAGTTGTTGGTGGAATCCCACACAACGAATGGAGCCGTGAACTTGGAGAAAAGTCACTAAAAGAAATTGTAGGTCTTGCAGTTAAACATAACAAACTTATTGACGTCCACTGTGATGAAACTGATGATGTTATGGCAAGATTTGTGGAAGTATTAAATGCGGAAGCAATGATTAATGGTATTGCTGAAAAAACAACAGCAAGCCATACCTGTTCCTTTGGTTCAGCAGATGATTCCTATGCCTTTAGAATGATGGGATTATTTAGAAAATCTAAATTAAATTTCGTCTCCCTTCCAACAGAAAATGCCTTCTTACAAGGCCGCCAAGATTCATATCCAAAACGTCGTGGCATCACAAGAGTTCGTGAATTTGTAGACAATGGTGTTAACGTATGCTTTGCACAAGACTCTATAGTTGACCTTTGGTACCCAGCAGGCAATGGAAACCTAATGAATATTCTTGATAATGGAATCCATCTTGCCCAACTAATGGGAGAAAAGGACTTTGATAGGGACTTTGACCTTGTAACCTATAATGGAGCAAAGGCAATGTACCTTCAAGACGAATATGGATTTGATGAAGGAAAACCTGCTAACTTCATAGTTCTTGATGCACCAAATGAATTTGAAGCAATAAGAAATAGGGCAGAATGTCTTTCATCAGTGCGTAATGGAGAATTCTTATTTAAAAAAGCAAAGAGAGAATTTGAAATTGAACTTGATTTAAAATAAAAATTTATAAAAAAATAGGGGCTGCTAAACAGCCCCATTTTTATGCTTATTTATAGTCTAGCTATATCTTTTGTAATGAAATTCTTTAGTAGGAAGATAATCACAATTGTAATTATAAATTCTACTCCTAGGAATGTACCATTATAAGCAATGGAATATAACCAAACATTTTGGCCTTCTGGGGCGTAAGAGCCGAAGAAGATTACTCCTGTTAGGACGTGGCAGACAAATCTGGCAAAGACGCCTAGGAATGTGCCCTTGATAACAGGTGCGATTTCGTGGTTTGCTGCAAAATTCTTTGAGAAAAATCCAACAAGACCAAGTGAAGCGTAGGCTAGTGGGTAATCTAGGATAGCTTGGACTGGGTGGTAGATTGAACCGCCAAACATCATATCAAGCACACCGTAAAGAGCTCCTACAAGAATGCCAGGGCCTGCTCCGTGTCTTATTGCAAAGATGATTAATGGAATCATCTGTCCTGCTGTAATAGAACCGCCTTGAGGCATCTTAAATAGGGTGATACGGCCTAGAATAAAGGCTAGGGCAAGCATTACACCACCTTCAGCTATCATTTTTGTTGACCATTTACTATTATTCATAAAAAAATTCCTCCTTTGCACAATACTGGGAGGATTTTGTAACTTACCTCCGCCAGCATTACCTGGATCAGGTTAAGGGTATGATCTCAGCCAACTCTTGGTTGGCACCCCTAGTACACTATTACTATATAGGAAAATTGGTAAAAGTAAACTCCGACGGGGTTCTCTACCCACTTTGCTTATAGAAAAGTGGCTAATTTCTAGTATAATACTTGGGTATAAATAAGGAAAATTAGCGAAAGTTTAGATATAGATTGAGAGATAAGATGGAATTTAAGTTACAATCAGACTATGCGCCAAAGGGTGACCAGCCGGAGGCGATTAAAAAATTAAGTGATGGGATTCTCGCTGGCAAAAAGCACCAAATCCTAAGGGGGGTTACTGGCTCTGGTAAGACCTTTACCATGGCCAATATTATCCAAAATGTTCAAAGACCAACCCTGGTCCTTGCCCACAACAAGACCCTAGCCTACCAACTTTTTACCGAATTTAAGGAATTTTTTCCAGAAAATGCTGTGGAATACTTTGTTTCCTACTACGACTACTACCAGCCAGAGGCCTATGTGGCAGCGACTGACACCTACATTGCCAAGGACTCGTCAATAAACGACGAAATCGATAAGATGCGCCATTCCGCAACCATGGCCCTTTTTGAAAGAAGGGATGTAATTATCGTTGCCAGTGTTTCTTGTATCTACGGCTTGGGTGACCCGATTGAATACAAAAAGCTAGTTGTATCTTTAAGACCTGGCCAGGAAATTAGTCCGGAAGAGGTTATGAAAAAGCTAATCGACGTCCAATATGTCCGAAATGACGTGGAATTTGAAAGGGGAACCTTTAGGGCAAGAGGCGATATTTTAGACATTTATCCTGCTGGTTTTGATCAAAAAGCCATCAGAATCGAATTTTTTGGCGATGAAATCGACCAGATTTCAGAATTTGATCCCCTAACAGGAAAAGCAATCTCAAAGATTTCCCACGCTTACATTTACCCTGCCAGCCACTATGCCACAACAAGTGAAAAGACTGAAAAAGCAATAATTTCCATTGAAAAAGAGCTTGAGGAAAGAATTAAGGAATTT
This genomic window from Anaerococcus murdochii contains:
- a CDS encoding amidohydrolase family protein, whose translation is MKKKFINAKVYGHKDASEILVEDGKFLKFGNNLEDADEVIDLDGNLVIPPYVDAHLHLDYYMIGKTDEVKNESGTLFEAIDLWNDFKKGVTKEDMKKRIYQAVEDCLSYGTQYIRAQTDCTDPNLTGIKAALEVRDELKDKCTIQVVAFPQNGMYSYKEAGKTGRDLVEEALELGCEVVGGIPHNEWSRELGEKSLKEIVGLAVKHNKLIDVHCDETDDVMARFVEVLNAEAMINGIAEKTTASHTCSFGSADDSYAFRMMGLFRKSKLNFVSLPTENAFLQGRQDSYPKRRGITRVREFVDNGVNVCFAQDSIVDLWYPAGNGNLMNILDNGIHLAQLMGEKDFDRDFDLVTYNGAKAMYLQDEYGFDEGKPANFIVLDAPNEFEAIRNRAECLSSVRNGEFLFKKAKREFEIELDLK
- the thiT gene encoding energy-coupled thiamine transporter ThiT; its protein translation is MNNSKWSTKMIAEGGVMLALAFILGRITLFKMPQGGSITAGQMIPLIIFAIRHGAGPGILVGALYGVLDMMFGGSIYHPVQAILDYPLAYASLGLVGFFSKNFAANHEIAPVIKGTFLGVFARFVCHVLTGVIFFGSYAPEGQNVWLYSIAYNGTFLGVEFIITIVIIFLLKNFITKDIARL